One window from the genome of Natronomonas pharaonis DSM 2160 encodes:
- a CDS encoding fumarylacetoacetate hydrolase family protein, producing the protein MRQARFEDPDGDVRYGELFEDGTVRAYPKQEKRLTAAEERFDRDDIELLAPCDPSKIVCVGLNYADHADEQGKAVPDRPLLFLKPPNTVAAPEDTLELLADRQLDYEAELGVVIGQRCRNVAEADAMDVVAGFTCVNDVSNRDDQAVETNWVRGKAFDDAAPLGPAIATPEAVPEDAAIRCRVNGDLRQDSSRDQFIFSVPELIAEITSYMTLEPGDVVSTGTPEGVGPLADGDTVEVEIEGIGTLKNDVRIP; encoded by the coding sequence ATGCGACAGGCACGATTCGAAGACCCGGACGGCGATGTTCGGTACGGTGAGCTGTTCGAGGACGGCACCGTTCGCGCGTACCCGAAACAGGAAAAGCGGTTGACTGCCGCCGAAGAACGCTTCGACCGGGACGACATCGAGCTGCTGGCTCCCTGCGACCCCTCGAAAATCGTCTGTGTCGGGCTCAACTACGCCGACCACGCCGACGAGCAGGGCAAGGCGGTCCCCGACCGTCCGCTGCTGTTTTTGAAGCCGCCAAACACGGTTGCGGCCCCTGAGGACACGCTGGAGCTGCTCGCTGACCGCCAGCTCGACTACGAGGCGGAACTTGGCGTCGTCATCGGCCAGCGGTGTCGCAACGTCGCCGAGGCCGATGCGATGGATGTCGTTGCGGGCTTTACCTGCGTCAACGATGTTTCCAACCGCGACGACCAGGCCGTCGAGACGAACTGGGTTCGCGGGAAAGCCTTCGATGATGCCGCCCCGCTCGGCCCGGCCATCGCAACGCCGGAGGCGGTTCCCGAGGACGCGGCGATTCGGTGTCGGGTCAACGGTGACCTCCGGCAGGACTCCTCGCGGGACCAGTTCATCTTCTCGGTGCCGGAACTCATCGCGGAGATAACCAGCTACATGACGCTTGAACCCGGCGACGTGGTTTCGACCGGGACCCCGGAAGGGGTCGGCCCGCTGGCCGACGGCGATACGGTCGAGGTCGAAATCGAAGGTATCGGCACGCTGAAAAACGACGTCCGGATTCCGTAG
- a CDS encoding ATPase domain-containing protein gives MQKTRNLHSLGLDDHDRLNKELGGGIPKGSIVLAEGDYGAGKSALSQRMAYGFCEEGTTVTFLSTELTVSGFLDQMNSLSYDVVDHVLDERLLFLHADIDTGGVLSGGSDDEESRMDLLTRLMEAETMWTADVIIIDTFDAVLRNDPTFEALIRQNEERQAALEIISFFRDMISEGKVIVLTVDPSTVDGDAIGPFRAIADVFLELEMIEVGNDVRRQISVKRFAGMGEQVGDTIGFSVRSGTGIVIESRSIA, from the coding sequence ATGCAGAAGACACGCAACCTTCATTCACTCGGACTCGACGACCACGACCGGCTCAACAAGGAACTCGGGGGCGGCATCCCGAAGGGAAGCATCGTCCTCGCGGAGGGTGACTACGGGGCCGGCAAGAGCGCCCTCTCCCAGCGGATGGCCTACGGCTTCTGCGAGGAGGGGACGACGGTCACTTTCCTGTCGACGGAACTGACAGTCAGTGGCTTCCTCGACCAGATGAATTCACTCTCCTACGACGTCGTCGACCACGTCCTCGATGAGCGGCTGCTGTTCCTCCATGCCGATATCGACACTGGCGGGGTCCTCTCCGGGGGCAGCGACGACGAGGAATCGCGAATGGACCTGCTGACCCGGTTGATGGAGGCAGAGACGATGTGGACCGCGGATGTCATCATCATCGATACCTTCGACGCCGTACTGCGAAACGACCCGACCTTCGAGGCGCTCATTCGGCAAAACGAGGAGCGACAGGCGGCCCTCGAGATTATCTCCTTCTTCCGTGACATGATTTCGGAAGGGAAGGTAATCGTTCTCACTGTCGACCCGTCGACGGTCGACGGCGACGCCATCGGGCCGTTCCGAGCCATCGCCGACGTGTTCCTCGAACTCGAAATGATAGAGGTCGGCAACGACGTCCGGCGGCAGATATCCGTCAAGCGATTCGCCGGGATGGGCGAACAGGTCGGTGACACCATCGGATTCTCCGTCCGGTCGGGAACTGGAATCGTCATCGAGAGCCGCAGTATCGCATAA
- the hisC gene encoding histidinol-phosphate transaminase — MQPRDLSHHVAYEAGRGIEEVARELGLDPDDLVKLSSNENPFGPSPKAAEAIREHADRVNSYPKAAATDLRGEIGDLLSVDAAQVWLGNGGDGALDYLARAMLDPDDGVLVPDPGFAYYGMSARYHHGQVNSYPIEKDDDFEQSPDAILESYDGERIVYLTSPHNPTGSEVSLSDVEAVAEGTDEETLVVVDEAYGEFADSPSAVALVEERDDVAVLRTFSKAYGLAGVRLGYAVVPGEWADAYARVNTPFAASEIACRAGLAALEDDAHVEKTVETARWAREYIRSTLECRTYESAGNFVLCAVGDGGEVAEAAQKEGVIVRDTTSFGLPSCIRITCGTREETKRAVEVVNDLL, encoded by the coding sequence ATGCAACCACGGGACCTCTCCCACCACGTCGCCTACGAGGCCGGGCGGGGAATCGAGGAAGTCGCCCGCGAGCTGGGCCTCGACCCCGACGACCTCGTGAAGCTCTCCTCGAACGAGAACCCGTTCGGGCCGTCGCCGAAGGCCGCTGAGGCCATCCGCGAGCACGCCGACCGGGTCAACTCCTATCCGAAAGCCGCCGCGACCGACCTCCGGGGCGAAATCGGTGACCTGCTCTCGGTCGACGCCGCACAGGTCTGGCTCGGCAACGGCGGCGACGGCGCACTCGATTATCTTGCGCGAGCGATGCTCGACCCGGACGACGGGGTGCTTGTTCCCGACCCCGGCTTCGCCTACTACGGGATGAGCGCCCGCTACCACCACGGACAGGTCAACAGCTACCCCATCGAGAAGGACGACGATTTCGAGCAGTCACCGGACGCGATACTGGAAAGCTACGACGGCGAGCGAATCGTCTATCTCACGAGCCCGCACAACCCGACCGGCAGCGAGGTGTCGCTTTCGGATGTCGAAGCCGTCGCCGAGGGGACTGACGAGGAGACGCTTGTCGTCGTCGACGAGGCCTACGGCGAGTTTGCCGACTCGCCGTCCGCGGTCGCACTCGTCGAGGAACGCGACGACGTGGCCGTTCTACGGACGTTCTCGAAGGCCTACGGGCTGGCCGGCGTGCGGCTGGGGTACGCCGTTGTTCCCGGTGAGTGGGCTGATGCCTACGCCCGCGTCAACACGCCGTTTGCGGCCTCGGAAATCGCTTGTCGAGCGGGGCTCGCGGCACTCGAAGACGACGCCCACGTCGAGAAAACCGTCGAGACGGCCCGGTGGGCCCGCGAGTATATCCGGTCGACGCTCGAGTGCCGGACCTACGAAAGCGCCGGCAACTTCGTCCTCTGTGCGGTCGGCGACGGTGGCGAGGTCGCAGAGGCTGCACAAAAGGAAGGCGTCATCGTCCGCGATACGACCTCCTTCGGGCTGCCGTCGTGTATCCGCATCACCTGCGGTACCCGCGAGGAGACCAAACGGGCTGTCGAAGTGGTGAACGACCTGCTATGA
- the mobA gene encoding molybdenum cofactor guanylyltransferase, whose protein sequence is MGERTGVIVAGGQSTRMGDVDKTVVDVAGVPLVRRVANRLLAVVDHLVVNCRRDQQERLAAALEGLSPTFAVDEVPDRGPTAGIMTGLSTVETPYAAVVAADMPYLDPELLEYLFERADSHDAAVPRPEEWFEPLHAVYRPEPMAEACAEALEAADARIITPLSSLDHIVIERDAIVEHGSLRSFESVDTPEDLERARERLS, encoded by the coding sequence ATGGGAGAACGGACGGGCGTCATCGTCGCTGGCGGGCAATCGACCCGGATGGGCGATGTCGACAAAACCGTCGTAGACGTTGCCGGCGTTCCCTTGGTCCGGCGGGTCGCCAACCGACTGCTGGCTGTCGTTGACCATCTCGTGGTCAACTGCCGGCGCGACCAGCAAGAGCGGCTCGCGGCGGCGCTTGAGGGGCTGTCACCGACGTTTGCCGTCGACGAGGTTCCGGACCGCGGACCGACAGCCGGCATCATGACCGGGCTGTCGACCGTTGAAACCCCGTATGCAGCCGTCGTCGCGGCTGACATGCCGTATCTCGACCCGGAACTGCTGGAGTATCTCTTCGAGCGCGCCGACAGTCACGACGCCGCTGTCCCACGACCCGAGGAATGGTTCGAGCCGCTGCATGCGGTCTACCGACCGGAGCCGATGGCCGAAGCGTGCGCCGAGGCGCTCGAAGCGGCGGACGCCAGAATAATCACGCCGCTTTCGTCGCTCGACCACATCGTCATCGAGCGAGACGCCATCGTCGAGCACGGGTCGCTGCGGAGCTTCGAGAGCGTCGACACGCCCGAGGACCTCGAACGGGCGCGGGAGCGACTGTCGTAG
- a CDS encoding type II/IV secretion system ATPase subunit, whose translation MTEQGTVKPSDELREAASRRPHLREHLKKFKQITGEFPLFVEEADSEYESKRPNILYPVGGPIYCHIYGDVGRDTKYYAIEPTLTGEEQHVFEQIKDELLRRSVTKQAPESEAEYGDRIEELLSEATRITGEEPDSILENIKFKLDPNTKEITQETFEDIRYRLNRDIVGLGPLEPVMRDPANEDIHVIGPDECYVDHGVFGMLKTTVDFGTDEEFDNWLRNMGERIGDPLSDSDPIVDSTLPDGSRLNVIYSDDVSLKGPSLTIRQGDEVPLSVNQITNWGTLSPELAAYLWLCLENEQTVFVVGETASGKTTTLNSIMSFIPRDSKIYSAEDTAEVLPPHDTWQQLLTREGGGEDTEDVDMFNLVEAALRSRPEYIIVGEVRGEEGRMAFQAAQTGHPVMLTFHASDIVSMIQRFTGEPINVPETFMDNADVALFQNRVKQGDDVLRRVTSVQEIEGYSKEMEGVVTRQVFYWDPVEDEIVFQGRNNSYVLEDQIAELLGYADTRQIYNDLQYRADIIERMIQEDILGYHEVNEAIASFQRDGIEGLPFTVARRD comes from the coding sequence ATGACAGAACAGGGAACCGTCAAGCCGTCAGACGAGCTTCGGGAGGCAGCGTCACGTCGGCCGCACCTTCGCGAGCATCTCAAGAAGTTCAAGCAGATTACCGGCGAGTTCCCGCTGTTTGTCGAAGAAGCCGACAGCGAGTACGAGTCAAAACGCCCCAACATTCTCTACCCGGTTGGCGGCCCGATTTACTGTCACATCTACGGTGACGTCGGCCGTGACACGAAATACTACGCCATCGAGCCGACACTCACCGGCGAAGAACAGCATGTCTTCGAACAAATAAAGGATGAACTCCTCAGGCGGAGCGTCACAAAGCAAGCCCCGGAAAGCGAAGCCGAGTACGGCGACCGAATCGAGGAGCTGCTCTCGGAGGCGACCCGCATTACCGGCGAAGAGCCGGACAGCATCCTTGAGAACATCAAATTCAAACTCGACCCCAACACGAAGGAGATAACCCAAGAGACCTTCGAGGACATTCGATACCGGCTCAACCGCGATATCGTCGGCCTCGGGCCGCTGGAACCGGTCATGCGCGACCCGGCCAACGAGGACATTCACGTCATCGGCCCCGACGAGTGCTACGTCGACCACGGTGTCTTCGGGATGTTGAAGACGACTGTCGACTTCGGGACCGACGAGGAGTTCGACAACTGGCTGCGGAACATGGGCGAGCGCATCGGCGACCCGCTTAGCGACTCCGACCCCATCGTCGACTCGACGCTGCCGGACGGCTCCCGTCTGAACGTTATCTACAGCGACGACGTGAGCCTGAAGGGTCCCAGCCTCACCATTCGACAGGGTGACGAAGTGCCGCTCTCGGTCAATCAGATTACCAACTGGGGTACGCTGTCGCCGGAGCTGGCCGCCTACCTGTGGCTCTGTCTGGAGAACGAACAGACCGTCTTCGTTGTCGGAGAGACCGCATCCGGCAAGACGACGACGCTAAACAGCATTATGTCGTTCATCCCTCGGGACTCGAAGATATACAGTGCCGAGGACACCGCCGAGGTGCTCCCGCCTCACGACACGTGGCAACAGCTCCTGACCCGCGAGGGCGGCGGCGAGGACACCGAAGACGTCGACATGTTCAATCTCGTCGAGGCAGCACTGCGGTCCCGCCCGGAGTACATCATTGTGGGTGAGGTCCGTGGTGAGGAGGGTCGGATGGCCTTCCAGGCGGCCCAGACCGGCCACCCGGTGATGTTGACGTTCCACGCGTCCGACATCGTCTCGATGATTCAGCGCTTTACGGGCGAACCCATCAACGTCCCCGAGACGTTCATGGACAACGCCGACGTGGCGCTGTTCCAGAACCGCGTCAAGCAGGGCGACGACGTGCTTCGCCGGGTCACAAGCGTCCAAGAAATCGAGGGCTACTCGAAGGAGATGGAAGGTGTAGTCACCCGACAGGTGTTCTACTGGGACCCCGTCGAGGACGAAATCGTCTTCCAGGGCCGAAACAACTCCTACGTGCTTGAAGACCAGATTGCGGAGCTTCTCGGCTACGCAGACACGAGGCAGATATACAACGACCTCCAGTACCGTGCCGACATTATCGAGCGGATGATACAGGAGGATATTCTCGGCTATCACGAGGTCAACGAGGCAATCGCTTCCTTCCAGCGGGACGGCATCGAAGGGCTTCCGTTCACCGTCGCCCGGAGGGACTAG
- a CDS encoding multiprotein bridging factor aMBF1, which translates to MVQCEMCGAETGSPKTVKIEGAELDVCDDCADFGTEVQTQDTSSTSTKYSTSSSGSSSSGGSSGSSTSSSTGSGGGGGGGSRRDMFDEMDEVVQDYDDRIREAREAASMTQEELANSLNEKASLIRKLERGEVLPSDSVQRKLERELDISLSTGGGSDDNDWSGGSSTGKTTLGDVVKRKD; encoded by the coding sequence ATGGTCCAGTGTGAGATGTGCGGCGCCGAGACGGGGTCGCCGAAGACGGTCAAAATCGAGGGCGCGGAACTCGATGTCTGCGACGACTGTGCCGACTTCGGCACCGAGGTCCAGACCCAGGATACGTCGTCGACATCGACGAAGTACTCGACGTCCAGTTCGGGCTCGTCGTCCTCCGGGGGGTCCTCGGGGTCCTCGACCTCGTCCAGCACCGGCAGCGGGGGCGGAGGCGGTGGCGGCAGCCGCCGGGACATGTTCGACGAGATGGACGAGGTCGTCCAAGACTACGACGACCGCATCCGCGAGGCTCGCGAGGCGGCCAGCATGACACAGGAAGAGCTGGCGAACTCGCTCAACGAGAAGGCCAGCCTCATCCGCAAGTTGGAACGCGGCGAGGTGCTGCCGAGCGACAGCGTCCAACGGAAGCTCGAACGCGAACTCGACATCTCGCTTTCGACGGGCGGCGGCTCCGACGACAACGATTGGTCGGGTGGCAGTTCCACCGGCAAGACGACGCTGGGCGATGTCGTAAAGCGAAAAGACTAG
- a CDS encoding FlaD/FlaE family flagellar protein, which yields MIDNLLGDDDDEPADEAGGDDDMDGGLFDEDEGAGGDDLMGGGGGDDDLMGGDDDLMGGGDDMGFGDMDDGGTTTAEMDNRIDELENEVASLSSTVNTVKSENEQISESLEDVEENIRKLLEVYEMVTRGVNPFVDENEMGDAFGGGGGGGGSMSLFGDDEEEDEADVDDDIADADADEFFDEDIDDDDDEDFDDFDDFDDEDEGFEEDDDDGFGDDFDDFDDDDDDDDDDDDFGDGGFGDDDFDDDDDFDEDDGGGGKSFEELKAEYESGDADWDEDGEGGDEDEGDDLGMDEGFDDADDALEETDDSLGADDDLNSDLEETDDTDEFGMDDGVDDGFVSADEAASTTDSEESDGQPPIAGGKPYLETLPSGYVADVVVMDWLEFLVDEAGVDGAARTLSYYGAIDWLDAEAADDLQTFLQGFGDDVADDPAPRSSLTVAHHNTSLQYISRIANPDMEMVAFNERNDGRDDLATRNGRRSGRQGRRREREERHTVESDGGRRSGGPLGDASVADRRPPRLRSPRRRDAGGGEPDSGFNGGHNRN from the coding sequence ATGATTGACAATCTACTCGGAGACGACGATGACGAACCAGCCGACGAGGCCGGCGGCGACGACGACATGGACGGCGGGCTCTTCGACGAGGACGAGGGGGCCGGCGGCGACGACCTGATGGGCGGTGGCGGCGGCGACGATGACCTGATGGGTGGCGACGACGACCTGATGGGCGGCGGCGACGATATGGGCTTCGGCGATATGGATGACGGTGGGACGACAACCGCCGAGATGGACAACCGTATCGACGAACTCGAAAACGAGGTCGCGTCGCTCTCCTCGACTGTCAACACGGTAAAGAGCGAAAACGAACAGATCAGCGAGTCTCTCGAAGACGTCGAGGAGAACATCCGGAAGCTGCTGGAGGTCTACGAAATGGTTACCCGCGGCGTCAACCCCTTCGTTGACGAAAACGAGATGGGAGACGCCTTCGGCGGCGGTGGCGGTGGCGGCGGCTCGATGAGCCTGTTCGGCGATGACGAGGAGGAAGACGAAGCCGACGTTGACGACGACATCGCTGACGCAGACGCCGACGAGTTCTTCGATGAAGACATCGACGACGATGACGATGAGGACTTCGACGACTTCGATGACTTCGACGATGAGGACGAAGGCTTCGAGGAAGACGACGATGACGGGTTCGGCGACGACTTCGACGACTTCGATGACGACGACGATGACGACGACGATGACGACGACTTCGGCGACGGTGGGTTCGGCGATGATGACTTCGATGACGACGACGACTTCGATGAAGACGACGGCGGCGGCGGCAAGTCCTTCGAGGAGCTCAAAGCCGAATACGAGTCCGGCGATGCAGACTGGGACGAAGATGGAGAGGGCGGCGACGAAGACGAGGGCGATGACCTCGGGATGGACGAGGGCTTCGACGATGCGGACGATGCACTGGAGGAGACAGACGACAGCTTGGGTGCGGACGACGATTTGAACAGCGATCTCGAAGAAACGGACGACACAGACGAGTTCGGAATGGACGACGGTGTCGACGATGGATTCGTCTCGGCAGACGAGGCCGCCTCGACAACAGACTCCGAAGAGTCCGACGGCCAACCGCCGATTGCGGGCGGCAAGCCGTACCTCGAAACACTTCCGTCGGGATATGTCGCTGACGTGGTTGTCATGGACTGGCTGGAGTTCCTCGTCGATGAGGCCGGCGTCGATGGCGCGGCACGGACGCTCTCCTATTACGGCGCTATCGACTGGCTCGATGCCGAGGCTGCCGACGACCTCCAGACGTTCCTGCAGGGCTTCGGCGACGATGTCGCGGATGACCCCGCACCGCGGTCGTCGCTGACTGTCGCCCACCACAACACCAGTCTGCAGTACATCAGCAGAATCGCCAATCCCGATATGGAAATGGTCGCATTCAACGAGCGGAACGACGGTAGAGATGACCTCGCCACCCGAAACGGCCGTCGGTCCGGCAGACAGGGCCGGCGACGAGAGCGGGAGGAGCGGCACACCGTCGAATCAGACGGCGGCCGGCGCTCGGGTGGGCCACTCGGGGACGCTTCGGTGGCCGACCGACGACCCCCGCGGCTGCGGAGCCCCCGCCGTCGTGACGCAGGAGGCGGCGAACCAGATAGCGGCTTCAACGGCGGCCACAACCGGAACTAA
- a CDS encoding CDP-alcohol phosphatidyltransferase family protein, with product MTLDKLRPVAERVLNPFVAAADRVGLTPDGVSVIAFGFAVAAAAAYTAAGTAVVGVGPDPALYLLGALFVLGNGWMDLLDGALARRQGTDSKAGDLLDHVLDRYADIVVVAGLAAGAESYLLGLLAVTGVLMTSYLGTQAQAVGLDRVYGGLVGRADRLAVIGIVTAIAAGYPEPLWTLSLVEWLLVFLAVVGHLTALQRFYHSMRALS from the coding sequence ATGACGCTCGACAAACTCCGCCCGGTCGCTGAACGCGTCCTGAATCCGTTCGTTGCTGCGGCCGACCGCGTCGGTCTCACGCCGGACGGCGTCAGCGTCATCGCCTTCGGATTCGCTGTCGCGGCAGCGGCGGCCTACACCGCCGCGGGCACTGCCGTCGTCGGTGTCGGGCCCGACCCGGCGCTGTACCTCCTCGGCGCGCTGTTCGTGCTCGGGAACGGCTGGATGGACCTCCTTGACGGCGCGTTAGCCCGCCGGCAGGGGACCGACTCGAAGGCCGGCGACCTCCTCGACCACGTCCTCGACCGGTATGCGGACATCGTCGTCGTTGCTGGCCTCGCTGCCGGTGCGGAATCGTATCTGCTCGGATTGCTTGCGGTCACCGGCGTCCTGATGACCTCCTATCTCGGCACGCAGGCGCAGGCGGTCGGCCTCGACCGCGTTTACGGCGGACTCGTCGGTCGTGCCGACCGGCTGGCAGTTATCGGCATCGTGACCGCCATCGCCGCCGGCTATCCGGAGCCGCTGTGGACGCTTTCGCTCGTCGAGTGGTTGCTCGTTTTCCTCGCGGTTGTCGGTCACCTCACCGCACTCCAGCGATTCTACCACTCCATGCGGGCGCTATCGTAG
- a CDS encoding DUF7385 family protein, translating to MTDNGFDIHANRHRLKQLKDSGDTKLFENRDDVECPACGEPFSRLFSTKQRATSFPKNDGARFCLVRDGEFVHLFRH from the coding sequence GTGACTGACAACGGGTTCGACATCCATGCGAATCGCCATCGGCTCAAGCAGCTCAAAGACAGCGGCGACACGAAGCTCTTCGAGAACAGAGATGATGTCGAATGCCCCGCCTGCGGGGAGCCGTTCTCCCGGCTGTTTTCGACGAAGCAGCGGGCGACGTCGTTCCCGAAAAACGACGGCGCACGGTTCTGTCTCGTCCGCGACGGGGAGTTCGTCCATCTCTTCAGACACTGA
- a CDS encoding adenylate kinase family protein, translated as MRVAVTGTPGTGKTTATEAVETALDVIHLNERIREEGLDAGRDEERDSLVADLDAVEAALAGEDDALIESHLAHHVDADRVVVLRCRPDILQERLVDRGEPAAKAAENAEAEALDVVLSEAVAEHGRESVYEIDTTEASPSAVAEAIEAVIDGERAPAVGTVDFTEHL; from the coding sequence ATGAGGGTGGCCGTCACCGGAACTCCCGGCACGGGCAAGACGACGGCCACGGAAGCGGTCGAGACGGCCCTCGACGTTATCCACCTCAATGAGCGAATCCGCGAGGAGGGCCTCGATGCCGGCCGCGACGAGGAGCGGGACAGCCTCGTTGCCGACCTCGACGCTGTGGAGGCAGCGCTGGCCGGCGAGGATGATGCCCTCATCGAGTCGCATCTCGCACACCACGTCGACGCCGACCGTGTCGTCGTGCTCCGCTGCCGGCCCGACATACTCCAAGAGCGGCTCGTCGACCGCGGCGAGCCGGCTGCGAAGGCCGCCGAGAACGCCGAGGCGGAGGCGCTGGACGTGGTGCTCTCCGAGGCCGTCGCCGAGCACGGCCGCGAGTCGGTCTACGAAATCGACACGACGGAGGCGTCGCCGTCGGCAGTCGCCGAGGCTATCGAGGCCGTCATCGACGGCGAGCGTGCTCCCGCGGTCGGAACGGTTGATTTCACCGAACACCTATGA
- a CDS encoding metal-dependent hydrolase yields MELTWYGHSTWHVSVGSTDLLIDPFFGNPKTDLEPSDLDSPDYVLLTHGHEDHVAHAGAFSDATLVATPELVGYAEDNFGFEDAVGGMGMNLGGSVECGDAWVTMTRADHSNGIETGYETSAGMPAGFVVSESEPQRASDAANTAFYHAGDTSLMVEMREVIGPYLEPDFAALPAGDHFTMGPEQAAIAADWLGADYAAPMHYDTFPPIEIDTDEFVDALNATGADAEAVVLDGDESFTLG; encoded by the coding sequence ATGGAGCTCACTTGGTACGGCCACTCGACGTGGCATGTCAGCGTTGGCAGCACCGACCTGCTTATCGACCCCTTCTTCGGCAACCCGAAAACCGACCTCGAACCGTCCGACCTCGACAGCCCGGACTACGTGCTTCTCACACACGGCCACGAGGACCACGTCGCCCACGCCGGCGCGTTCAGCGACGCGACGCTGGTTGCGACGCCCGAACTCGTCGGCTACGCCGAGGACAACTTCGGCTTCGAAGACGCCGTCGGCGGAATGGGGATGAACCTCGGCGGCAGCGTCGAGTGCGGCGATGCGTGGGTGACGATGACCCGTGCCGACCACTCCAACGGCATCGAAACCGGCTACGAAACCTCCGCCGGGATGCCCGCCGGCTTCGTCGTCTCCGAGTCGGAACCGCAGCGAGCCTCCGACGCCGCCAACACCGCCTTCTACCACGCCGGCGACACCAGCCTGATGGTCGAGATGCGCGAGGTCATCGGCCCGTATCTCGAACCCGACTTCGCGGCGCTGCCGGCCGGCGACCACTTCACGATGGGGCCGGAGCAGGCCGCCATCGCCGCCGACTGGCTCGGTGCCGACTACGCCGCGCCGATGCACTACGATACGTTCCCGCCCATCGAAATCGACACCGACGAGTTCGTCGACGCGCTCAACGCGACCGGTGCCGACGCCGAGGCGGTCGTTCTCGACGGCGACGAATCGTTCACGCTCGGGTAA